Proteins from a genomic interval of Pseudomonas silesiensis:
- a CDS encoding gamma-butyrobetaine hydroxylase-like domain-containing protein, with product MTQLPTDIKLHKASKTLSLKYASGEEHHLPAEFLRVHSPSAEVQGHGKPILQFGKIGVGLTKVEPAGQYALKLTFDDGHDSGLFTWEYLYQLGVRQEDLWNDYLAELKAAGKTRDPNESVVKLML from the coding sequence ATGACCCAACTCCCCACCGACATCAAACTGCACAAAGCCTCGAAAACCCTGTCGCTGAAATACGCGTCCGGCGAGGAACATCACCTGCCCGCCGAATTCCTCCGCGTGCACTCCCCCTCCGCCGAGGTCCAGGGCCACGGCAAACCCATCCTGCAATTTGGCAAGATCGGCGTAGGCCTGACCAAGGTCGAACCGGCCGGCCAGTACGCACTGAAATTGACCTTCGACGACGGCCACGACAGCGGCCTGTTCACCTGGGAATATCTGTACCAGTTAGGCGTGCGCCAGGAAGATCTCTGGAACGATTATCTTGCCGAACTCAAGGCGGCTGGAAAAACCCGCGACCCGAACGAATCCGTCGTCAAGTTGATGCTCTAA
- the hslU gene encoding ATP-dependent protease ATPase subunit HslU, with protein MSMTPREIVHELNRHIIGQDDAKRAVAIALRNRWRRMQLPEELRVEVTPKNILMIGPTGVGKTEIARRLAKLANAPFIKVEATKFTEVGYVGRDVESIIRDLADAAIKLLREQEITKVRHRAEDAAEERILDALLPPARMGFNEDAAPSTDSNTRQLFRKRLREGQLDDKEIEIEVADVVGVDISAPPGMEEMTNQLQSLFANMGKGKRKSRKIKVKEALKLVRDEEAGRLVNEEELKAKALEAVEQHGIVFIDEIDKVAKRGNSGGVDVSREGVQRDLLPLIEGCTVNTKLGMVKTDHILFIASGAFHLSKPSDLVPELQGRLPIRVELKALTPEDFERILSEPHASLTEQYCALLKTEGLVIEFQPDGIKRIAEIAWQVNEKTENIGARRLHTLLERLLEEVSFSAGDLASAHDEKAILIDADYVNNHLGELAQNEDLSRYIL; from the coding sequence ATGTCCATGACTCCCCGTGAAATCGTCCACGAACTCAATCGCCATATCATCGGCCAGGACGATGCCAAGCGCGCCGTCGCCATCGCGCTGCGTAACCGCTGGCGCCGGATGCAGCTGCCTGAAGAGCTGCGCGTTGAAGTAACCCCCAAGAACATCCTGATGATCGGCCCGACCGGTGTCGGTAAAACCGAGATCGCCCGTCGCCTGGCCAAACTGGCCAACGCGCCGTTCATCAAAGTCGAAGCGACCAAGTTCACCGAAGTCGGTTACGTCGGTCGCGACGTGGAATCGATCATTCGCGACCTGGCCGACGCGGCCATCAAACTGCTGCGCGAACAGGAAATAACCAAGGTTCGCCATCGCGCCGAAGACGCTGCCGAAGAACGCATCCTCGACGCCCTGCTGCCACCGGCACGCATGGGTTTCAATGAAGACGCCGCGCCGTCGACCGATTCCAACACTCGCCAGTTGTTCCGCAAGCGCCTGCGCGAAGGTCAGCTGGACGACAAGGAAATCGAAATCGAAGTCGCCGACGTGGTCGGTGTCGATATCTCCGCGCCGCCAGGCATGGAAGAAATGACCAACCAGTTGCAGAGCCTGTTCGCCAACATGGGCAAGGGCAAACGCAAGAGCCGCAAGATCAAGGTCAAGGAAGCGCTGAAACTGGTGCGCGACGAAGAAGCCGGCCGCCTGGTCAACGAAGAAGAGTTGAAGGCCAAGGCGCTGGAAGCGGTCGAGCAGCACGGCATCGTATTCATCGACGAAATCGACAAGGTTGCCAAGCGCGGCAATTCCGGTGGCGTCGACGTGTCCCGGGAAGGCGTACAGCGCGACTTGTTGCCGCTGATCGAGGGCTGCACCGTCAACACCAAGCTGGGCATGGTCAAGACTGACCACATCCTGTTCATCGCCTCTGGTGCGTTCCACCTGAGCAAGCCGAGCGATCTGGTGCCGGAACTGCAAGGCCGCCTGCCGATTCGCGTCGAGCTCAAGGCGCTGACGCCGGAAGACTTCGAACGCATCCTCAGCGAGCCGCACGCATCGCTCACCGAGCAGTATTGCGCCCTGCTGAAAACCGAAGGCCTGGTCATCGAGTTCCAGCCGGACGGCATCAAGCGCATCGCCGAGATCGCCTGGCAGGTCAATGAGAAGACCGAGAACATTGGCGCCCGTCGCCTGCACACCCTGCTCGAGCGCCTGCTCGAAGAGGTGTCGTTCAGCGCCGGCGACCTGGCCAGCGCCCACGATGAGAAGGCGATCCTGATCGACGCCGACTACGTCAACAATCACCTGGGCGAATTGGCACAGAACGAAGACCTGTCCCGTTATATCCTGTAA
- the phaC gene encoding class II poly(R)-hydroxyalkanoic acid synthase has product MRDKPAREFSPTPAAFINAQSAITGLRGRDLFSTLRSVAAHGLRNPVHTARHALKLGGQLGRVLLGETLHPTNPHDNRFADPAWSLNPFYRRSLQAYLSWQKQVRHWIDESNMSPDDRARAHFAFALLNDALAPSNSLLNPLAIKEIFNSGGNSLVRGISHLVDDFLHNDGLPRQVTKQAFEVGKTVATTTGSVVFRNELLELIQYKSMSEKQYSKPLLVVPPQINKYYIFDLSPHNSFVQFALKNGLQTFMISWRNPDVRHREWGLSTYVEAVEEAMNVCRAITGAREVNLMGACAGGLTIAALQGHLQAKRQLRRVSSATYLVSLLDSQMDTPASLFADEQTLEAAKRRSYQKGVLEGRDMAKVFAWMRPNDLIWSYFVNNYLLGKEPPAFDILYWNNDSTRLPAALHGDLLDFFKHNPLSHPGGLEVCGTPIDLQKVTVDSFSVAGINDHITPWDAVYRSTLLLGGERRFVLSNSGHVQSILNPPSNPKANFVESTKLSGDPRAWYYDAKQVDGSWWTQWLGWIQERSGALKETRVTLGNPNYPPMEAAPGTYVRVR; this is encoded by the coding sequence ATGCGCGACAAACCAGCGAGGGAATTTTCACCGACTCCCGCCGCGTTCATCAACGCACAGAGTGCGATCACCGGCCTGCGTGGTCGGGATCTGTTTTCAACCCTGCGCAGCGTTGCCGCCCATGGTTTGCGCAACCCGGTGCACACGGCCCGACACGCCTTGAAACTCGGCGGCCAGTTGGGTCGGGTGCTGCTGGGCGAAACCCTGCACCCGACCAATCCGCATGACAATCGCTTTGCCGATCCCGCCTGGAGCCTCAACCCTTTTTATCGCCGCAGTTTGCAGGCTTATCTGAGCTGGCAGAAGCAAGTCAGGCACTGGATCGACGAGAGCAACATGAGCCCGGACGATCGCGCCCGCGCCCACTTCGCTTTCGCCTTGCTCAACGACGCCCTGGCCCCGTCCAATAGCTTGCTCAATCCGCTGGCGATCAAGGAGATCTTCAACTCCGGCGGCAACAGTCTGGTGCGGGGTATCAGCCACCTGGTCGACGACTTCCTGCACAACGACGGCCTGCCCAGACAGGTCACCAAACAAGCTTTCGAAGTCGGCAAAACGGTCGCCACCACTACCGGCTCCGTGGTGTTTCGCAATGAGCTGCTGGAGCTGATCCAGTATAAGTCGATGAGCGAAAAGCAGTATTCCAAGCCCTTGCTGGTGGTGCCGCCGCAGATCAACAAGTACTACATTTTCGACCTGAGCCCCCACAACAGCTTCGTCCAGTTTGCGCTGAAGAACGGCCTGCAGACCTTCATGATCAGTTGGCGCAACCCTGATGTGCGCCATCGCGAATGGGGGCTGTCGACCTACGTTGAAGCGGTCGAAGAGGCGATGAACGTGTGCCGGGCGATCACCGGAGCCCGCGAAGTCAACCTGATGGGCGCCTGCGCCGGCGGTTTGACAATCGCGGCCCTGCAAGGACATTTGCAGGCCAAGCGACAACTGCGCAGGGTATCCAGCGCGACGTACCTGGTGAGCCTGCTCGACAGTCAGATGGACACGCCCGCGTCCCTGTTCGCCGATGAGCAAACCCTCGAGGCAGCCAAGCGCCGCTCTTACCAGAAAGGCGTGCTGGAGGGTCGAGACATGGCTAAGGTCTTTGCCTGGATGCGCCCCAACGATTTGATCTGGAGTTACTTCGTCAACAACTACCTGTTGGGCAAGGAACCGCCGGCGTTCGACATTCTCTACTGGAACAATGACAGCACGCGCCTGCCTGCGGCCCTCCATGGCGACCTGCTGGACTTCTTCAAGCACAATCCACTGAGCCATCCGGGCGGCCTTGAAGTGTGCGGTACGCCGATCGACTTGCAGAAAGTCACGGTCGACAGCTTCAGCGTCGCCGGCATCAACGACCACATCACCCCTTGGGATGCGGTGTATCGCTCCACCCTGCTGCTGGGTGGCGAGCGGCGCTTCGTACTCTCCAACAGCGGGCATGTGCAGAGCATCCTCAACCCGCCCTCCAACCCGAAAGCCAATTTCGTCGAAAGCACCAAGCTGAGCGGCGACCCGCGCGCCTGGTATTACGACGCCAAGCAAGTCGACGGCAGCTGGTGGACTCAGTGGCTGGGCTGGATTCAGGAGCGCTCCGGCGCACTGAAAGAAACCCGGGTGACGCTTGGCAACCCGAATTATCCACCGATGGAGGCAGCACCTGGCACCTACGTGCGCGTGCGCTGA
- a CDS encoding phasin family protein produces MAGKKNTDKEGSSWIGKVEDYSRKIWLAGLGVYSKIDTDGSKLFDALVKDGEKAEKLTKSAVDKKVDAAKDSATSAKSRISGVKDRAMGKWDELEGAFDKRLNSAISRLGVPSRNEVKALHSKVDTLTKQIEKLTGAKVAPVAAKTAAAKPAAKSTAKPLAKAAAKPVAKAATKVASAAKSATKTAAAKPAAAKTAAKTVAAKTAAAKPAAKPAAKPAAAKKPAVKKPAAPKAAAPKPAEVAAKPAAPVSASNSAAAPTPAATPTAAPAPSTPTSQS; encoded by the coding sequence ATGGCTGGTAAAAAGAACACCGATAAAGAAGGCAGCTCGTGGATTGGGAAAGTCGAAGACTACTCCCGCAAAATCTGGCTGGCTGGTTTGGGCGTGTACTCGAAGATCGACACTGACGGCAGCAAGCTCTTCGATGCATTGGTTAAAGATGGCGAGAAAGCCGAGAAGCTCACCAAGAGCGCTGTCGATAAGAAAGTCGATGCCGCCAAGGATTCCGCTACTTCGGCCAAGTCGCGTATCAGCGGCGTGAAAGATCGTGCAATGGGCAAGTGGGATGAGCTGGAAGGGGCTTTCGACAAGCGCCTGAACAGTGCCATTTCGCGCCTGGGTGTACCAAGCCGCAATGAGGTCAAGGCACTGCACAGCAAGGTCGATACCCTGACCAAGCAAATCGAAAAACTCACCGGCGCCAAGGTTGCACCTGTTGCGGCCAAAACCGCAGCGGCCAAACCTGCGGCAAAATCGACGGCCAAGCCGCTGGCCAAGGCTGCCGCTAAACCGGTAGCCAAAGCCGCAACGAAAGTCGCGTCCGCAGCCAAGTCGGCTACTAAAACTGCCGCCGCTAAACCTGCTGCAGCCAAGACAGCGGCCAAAACGGTTGCGGCCAAAACCGCAGCGGCCAAACCGGCCGCCAAGCCAGCGGCAAAACCTGCTGCGGCGAAGAAGCCGGCAGTGAAAAAACCGGCAGCGCCGAAAGCCGCTGCACCAAAACCGGCAGAGGTTGCTGCGAAACCGGCGGCCCCGGTCAGCGCATCGAACTCGGCTGCTGCACCGACCCCTGCTGCAACCCCGACTGCCGCGCCAGCTCCATCGACGCCAACCAGTCAGTCCTGA
- a CDS encoding SPOR domain-containing protein — protein sequence MAAKKKPAPKRGASRYQAPAKQPIPGWLWMAIGLTVGAFIVFLMKLEPGKGSESVKREKIEQQKATRMAEANKTPPSPTQPAKPKYDFYTLLPESEVIVPPDAVPEKTLPTPQVPAIPTTPVTPEQAAKIDTARAQAALAGITPPPAPPVSKAAPVTKFFLQAGSFRKEADADKVRAQIILLGQAVAVESGTVKDETWYRVLVGPFSNREQLTTAQKQLAGSGFSNLLLQQRQSR from the coding sequence TTGGCTGCCAAGAAAAAACCTGCACCCAAGCGTGGCGCCAGCCGTTACCAAGCCCCTGCAAAGCAACCGATCCCGGGTTGGCTGTGGATGGCCATCGGCCTGACGGTCGGCGCGTTCATCGTGTTCCTGATGAAGCTGGAACCGGGCAAGGGCAGCGAAAGCGTCAAGCGCGAGAAAATCGAGCAGCAGAAAGCCACCAGGATGGCCGAGGCCAACAAGACCCCCCCGAGCCCGACACAGCCGGCGAAGCCGAAATACGACTTCTATACCTTGCTGCCGGAATCGGAAGTGATCGTGCCGCCGGATGCCGTGCCGGAGAAAACCCTGCCGACGCCACAAGTGCCGGCCATCCCGACCACGCCGGTCACGCCGGAGCAAGCGGCGAAGATCGACACTGCGCGCGCTCAGGCCGCACTGGCCGGGATTACCCCACCGCCAGCGCCACCGGTGTCCAAAGCGGCGCCAGTGACCAAATTCTTCCTGCAGGCCGGTTCGTTCCGCAAGGAGGCTGATGCGGACAAGGTTCGGGCGCAGATCATCCTGCTCGGTCAGGCTGTGGCGGTTGAATCCGGCACCGTGAAGGATGAAACCTGGTATCGGGTATTGGTCGGACCGTTCAGCAACCGCGAACAGCTGACCACCGCCCAGAAACAACTGGCCGGCAGCGGTTTCAGCAATTTGTTGTTACAACAACGCCAGAGCCGCTGA
- the phaC gene encoding class II poly(R)-hydroxyalkanoic acid synthase → MSNKNNDDLKYQASENTLGLNPVVGLRGKDLLASARMVLRQAIKQPIHSARHVAHFGRELTHVLLGKSGLQPASDDRRFADPAWSQNPLYKRYLQTYLAWRKELHDWIEHSNLSPNDASRGHFVINLMTEAMAPTNSAANPAAVKRFFETGGKSLLDGLSHLAKDLVHNGGMPSQVNMGAFEVGKSLGVTEGAVVFRNDVLELIQYRPTTEQVYERPLLVVPPQINKFYVFDLSPDKSLARFCLRGNVQTFIVSWRNPTKEQREWGLSTYIEALKEAVDVVTAITGSKDVNMLGACSGGITCTALVGHYAALGENKVNALTLLVSVLDTTLDSDVALFVNEQTLESAKRHSYQAGVLEGRDMAKVFAWMRPNDLIWNYWVNNYLLGNEPPVFDILFWNNDTTRLPAAFHGDLIELFKTNPLIRADALEVCGTPIDLKQVTVDIFSLAGTNDHITPWKSCYKSAQLFGGKVEFVLSSSGHIQSILNPPGNPKSRYMTSTEMPVKAEDWQETSTKHTDSWWLYWQAWQAERSGNLKKAPAKLGNKAYPAGEAAPGTYVHER, encoded by the coding sequence ATGAGTAACAAGAATAACGATGACTTGAAGTATCAGGCCTCGGAAAACACCTTGGGGCTGAATCCTGTCGTTGGGTTGCGTGGCAAGGATCTACTGGCGTCTGCACGTATGGTGCTCAGGCAAGCCATCAAACAACCGATTCACAGTGCCAGGCATGTTGCCCATTTCGGTCGTGAACTCACGCACGTGCTGCTTGGCAAGTCCGGGTTGCAACCGGCAAGCGATGACCGTCGCTTCGCAGATCCGGCCTGGAGCCAGAACCCGCTCTACAAACGTTATTTGCAAACCTATCTGGCGTGGCGCAAGGAGCTCCACGACTGGATCGAACACAGCAATCTGTCGCCCAATGATGCCAGTCGCGGGCATTTCGTGATCAACCTCATGACCGAAGCCATGGCGCCGACCAACAGCGCGGCCAACCCGGCGGCGGTCAAACGCTTCTTCGAAACCGGCGGCAAAAGCCTGCTCGACGGCCTCTCGCATCTGGCCAAGGATCTGGTGCACAACGGCGGCATGCCGAGCCAGGTCAACATGGGCGCCTTTGAAGTCGGCAAAAGCCTGGGCGTGACCGAAGGCGCAGTCGTTTTCCGCAACGACGTGCTGGAGCTGATCCAGTACCGGCCGACCACCGAGCAGGTGTACGAGCGTCCCTTGCTGGTGGTACCGCCGCAGATCAACAAGTTCTACGTGTTCGACCTCAGTCCGGACAAGAGCCTGGCGCGCTTCTGCCTGCGCGGTAACGTGCAGACCTTTATCGTCAGCTGGCGCAACCCGACCAAGGAGCAGCGCGAGTGGGGGCTGTCGACCTACATCGAGGCGCTCAAGGAAGCGGTCGACGTGGTCACCGCGATCACGGGCAGCAAAGACGTGAACATGCTCGGCGCCTGCTCCGGCGGCATCACCTGCACCGCGCTGGTGGGCCACTATGCGGCGCTCGGCGAAAACAAGGTCAACGCTCTCACCCTGCTGGTCAGCGTGCTGGATACCACCCTGGACAGCGACGTGGCGCTGTTCGTCAATGAACAGACCCTCGAATCCGCCAAGCGCCACTCCTATCAGGCCGGGGTGCTGGAAGGCCGCGACATGGCGAAAGTCTTCGCCTGGATGCGCCCCAATGATCTGATCTGGAACTACTGGGTCAACAACTACCTGCTGGGCAACGAGCCACCGGTGTTCGACATCCTGTTCTGGAACAACGACACCACACGGTTGCCTGCGGCATTCCACGGCGACCTGATCGAATTGTTCAAAACCAACCCGTTGATCCGCGCCGATGCACTGGAAGTGTGCGGCACGCCGATCGATCTGAAGCAGGTCACTGTCGATATCTTTTCCCTGGCCGGGACCAACGACCACATTACGCCGTGGAAATCCTGCTACAAATCGGCGCAACTGTTCGGCGGCAAGGTGGAATTCGTGCTGTCCAGCAGTGGGCATATCCAGAGCATCCTGAATCCGCCGGGCAATCCGAAATCGCGCTACATGACCAGCACCGAGATGCCGGTCAAAGCCGAGGACTGGCAAGAAACCTCCACCAAACACACGGATTCCTGGTGGCTGTACTGGCAGGCCTGGCAGGCCGAGCGTTCGGGCAACCTGAAAAAGGCCCCGGCGAAACTGGGCAACAAGGCGTATCCGGCAGGCGAGGCGGCACCAGGCACTTACGTACACGAGCGGTAA
- a CDS encoding TetR/AcrR family transcriptional regulator has translation MKTRDRILECALQLFNEKGEPNVSTMEVANEMGISPGNLYYHFHGKEPLILGLFERFQAELAPLLDPPHDVELAPEDYWLFLHLIVERLAHYRFLFQDLSNLAGRLPKLAKGIRNLLNALKRTLASLLAQLKAKGQLVSDTQALGQLVEQITMTLLFSLDYQRILDRGGEVRLVVYQIMMLVAPHLLPPIKVATEQMALQYLEEHE, from the coding sequence ATGAAAACCCGCGACCGGATCCTCGAATGTGCCCTGCAGTTGTTCAATGAAAAGGGCGAACCGAACGTCTCCACCATGGAAGTTGCCAATGAAATGGGGATTAGCCCGGGCAATCTTTACTACCACTTCCACGGCAAGGAACCACTGATACTCGGGTTGTTCGAGCGCTTCCAGGCCGAACTTGCGCCACTGCTCGATCCACCTCACGACGTCGAACTGGCCCCCGAAGATTACTGGCTGTTCCTGCACCTGATCGTCGAGCGCCTGGCGCATTACCGGTTTCTGTTCCAGGACCTGTCGAACCTGGCCGGGCGCCTGCCGAAGCTGGCCAAGGGCATCCGCAACCTGCTCAACGCGCTCAAGCGCACGCTGGCTTCATTGCTGGCGCAATTGAAAGCTAAGGGGCAGTTGGTCAGCGACACCCAGGCGCTGGGTCAGCTGGTGGAGCAGATCACCATGACACTGCTGTTCTCGCTGGACTATCAGCGGATTCTGGATCGTGGGGGCGAGGTGAGGCTGGTGGTGTATCAGATCATGATGCTGGTGGCGCCGCATCTGCTGCCGCCGATCAAGGTGGCGACCGAGCAAATGGCACTCCAATACCTCGAAGAACACGAGTAA
- the argS gene encoding arginine--tRNA ligase: protein MKDTIRQLIQQAITQLVNEGVLPEGLSPAIQVENSRDKTHGDFASNIAMMLAKPAGMKPRDLAEKIIAALPADENVSKTEIAGPGFLNFFQNTQALATRLDAALADDKIGVRKAGPVQRTVVDLSAPNLAKEMHVGHLRSTIIGDGVARVLEFLGDEVIRQNHVGDWGTQFGMLMAYLQENPITSDELSDLENFYRAAKQRFDESEEFADRARGLVVKLQAGDPDCLALWTRFRDISLSHCQKIYELLNVKLTMADVMGESAYNDDLINVVNDLKAAGLLVESNGAQCVFLDEFKNADGDPLPVIIVKADGGYLYATTDLAAVRYRSGKLNADRALYFVDQRQALHFQQVFAVARKAGFVTHPMEMEHMGFGTMNGADGRPFKTRDGGTVKLIDLLTEARERAYTLVKDKNPELAEAELRNIAKVVGIGAVKYADLSKHRTSDYSFNFDLMLNFEGNTAPYLLYAYTRVAGVFRKLGKDFSEVEGQIVLEAPHEHELAAKLAQFGEVLNNVSDKGTPHILCTYLYDVAGLFSSFYENCPILGADTPAQMQSRLRLAALTGRTLKQGLELLGLETLERM from the coding sequence ATGAAAGACACCATTCGCCAGCTGATCCAACAAGCCATCACCCAACTCGTCAACGAAGGTGTGTTGCCTGAAGGCCTGTCGCCGGCGATTCAGGTGGAAAACTCCCGCGACAAGACCCACGGCGATTTCGCCAGCAACATCGCGATGATGCTGGCCAAACCGGCCGGCATGAAGCCGCGCGACCTGGCAGAGAAAATCATCGCCGCGCTGCCGGCTGACGAAAACGTCTCCAAAACCGAAATCGCCGGCCCGGGCTTCCTCAATTTCTTCCAGAACACCCAAGCCCTGGCCACTCGCCTGGATGCCGCCCTGGCCGATGACAAGATCGGCGTGCGCAAGGCGGGTCCGGTGCAGCGCACCGTGGTCGACCTGTCGGCGCCGAACCTGGCCAAAGAGATGCACGTCGGCCACTTGCGCTCGACCATCATTGGCGACGGCGTGGCGCGGGTCCTGGAGTTTCTTGGCGATGAAGTGATCCGTCAGAACCACGTCGGCGACTGGGGCACCCAGTTCGGCATGCTGATGGCCTACCTGCAAGAAAACCCGATCACCAGCGACGAGCTGTCGGACCTGGAAAATTTCTACCGCGCGGCCAAGCAGCGTTTCGATGAATCCGAAGAATTCGCCGACCGCGCCCGTGGCCTGGTGGTCAAGCTGCAAGCTGGTGACCCGGACTGCCTGGCGCTGTGGACCAGGTTCAGGGACATCTCGCTGTCCCACTGCCAGAAAATCTACGAACTGCTGAACGTCAAACTGACCATGGCCGACGTGATGGGCGAAAGCGCCTACAACGACGACCTGATCAACGTGGTCAACGACCTCAAGGCCGCCGGCCTGCTGGTCGAGAGCAACGGCGCCCAGTGCGTGTTCCTCGATGAATTCAAGAACGCCGACGGCGACCCGCTGCCGGTGATCATCGTCAAGGCCGACGGCGGCTATCTGTATGCCACCACCGACTTGGCCGCCGTGCGTTACCGCAGTGGCAAGCTGAACGCTGATCGCGCGCTGTATTTCGTCGACCAGCGTCAGGCCCTGCACTTCCAGCAGGTGTTCGCAGTCGCCCGCAAGGCCGGCTTCGTGACCCATCCGATGGAAATGGAACACATGGGCTTCGGCACCATGAACGGCGCCGATGGCCGTCCGTTCAAGACCCGTGACGGCGGCACCGTGAAACTGATCGACCTGCTGACCGAAGCCCGGGAACGTGCCTACACCCTGGTGAAGGACAAAAACCCGGAGCTGGCCGAAGCCGAGTTGCGCAACATCGCCAAGGTCGTGGGCATCGGCGCCGTGAAGTACGCCGATCTGTCCAAGCATCGCACCAGCGACTACAGCTTCAACTTCGACCTGATGCTGAACTTCGAAGGCAACACCGCGCCGTACCTGTTGTATGCCTATACCCGTGTGGCCGGGGTGTTCCGCAAACTCGGCAAGGACTTCAGCGAAGTCGAAGGCCAGATCGTCCTTGAAGCGCCACACGAACACGAACTGGCAGCGAAACTGGCACAGTTCGGTGAAGTGTTGAATAACGTGTCTGACAAAGGTACGCCGCACATTCTGTGCACCTACCTGTACGATGTCGCCGGCCTGTTCTCCAGTTTCTACGAGAACTGCCCGATCCTCGGTGCCGACACCCCGGCGCAAATGCAGAGCCGCCTGCGCCTCGCCGCGCTGACCGGTCGCACTCTCAAGCAAGGCCTGGAACTCTTGGGTCTGGAAACTCTGGAGCGTATGTAA
- the phaZ gene encoding poly(3-hydroxyalkanoate) depolymerase: protein MPQQFIFRTVDLDGQTLRTAVRPGKPHLTPLLIFNGIGANLELVFPFIAALDPDLEVIAFDVPGVGGSSTPNRPYRFPGLAKLTARMLDYLDYGQVNVIGVSWGGALAQQFAYDYPERCKKLVLAATAAGAVMVPGKPKVLWLMASPRRYIQPSHVIRIAPMIYGGAFRRDPTLAASHAAKVRSAGKLGYYWQLFAGVGWTSIHWLHKINQPTLVLAGDDDPLIPLINMRVLAWRIPNAQLHIIDDGHLFLITRAEAVAPIIMKFLQEERQRAVMHPHPAPLGG, encoded by the coding sequence ATGCCGCAACAGTTCATCTTTCGTACCGTCGACCTGGATGGCCAGACCCTCCGCACGGCAGTACGCCCCGGCAAGCCTCACTTGACGCCCTTGCTGATTTTCAACGGCATCGGCGCCAACCTGGAGCTGGTGTTTCCGTTCATCGCGGCGCTGGACCCGGACCTGGAAGTCATCGCCTTCGATGTACCCGGTGTCGGCGGCTCCTCGACACCAAACCGACCGTATCGTTTTCCGGGCCTGGCGAAACTCACGGCGCGGATGCTCGACTATCTCGACTATGGGCAAGTCAACGTGATCGGCGTGTCCTGGGGCGGGGCCCTCGCCCAACAGTTCGCCTACGACTATCCCGAGCGGTGCAAGAAACTCGTCCTGGCGGCGACGGCGGCTGGCGCGGTGATGGTGCCGGGCAAGCCCAAAGTGCTGTGGCTGATGGCCAGCCCTCGGCGCTATATCCAGCCGTCTCATGTCATCCGTATTGCGCCGATGATTTACGGCGGTGCGTTCCGGCGCGATCCAACCCTCGCCGCCAGCCACGCCGCCAAGGTGCGTTCCGCGGGCAAGCTCGGTTACTACTGGCAGTTGTTCGCCGGCGTCGGCTGGACCAGCATTCACTGGCTGCACAAGATCAATCAGCCAACCCTGGTGCTCGCCGGCGACGACGATCCGCTGATCCCGCTGATCAACATGCGCGTGCTGGCGTGGCGGATTCCCAATGCTCAGCTGCACATCATCGATGACGGGCACCTGTTCCTGATTACCCGGGCCGAAGCAGTGGCACCGATCATCATGAAATTTCTCCAGGAAGAACGACAGCGTGCGGTCATGCATCCGCACCCGGCGCCATTGGGCGGTTAA
- the hslV gene encoding ATP-dependent protease subunit HslV has translation MTTIVSVRRHGKVVMGGDGQVSLGNTVMKGNAKKVRRLYHGQVIAGFAGATADAFTLFERFEGQLEKHQGHLVRAAVELAKEWRTDRTLSRLEAMLAVANKDASLIITGNGDVVEPEEGLIAMGSGGGYAQAAASALLKKTDLSAREIVETALGIAGDICVFTNHTQTIEEQDCAE, from the coding sequence TTGACCACCATCGTTTCAGTTCGCCGCCACGGCAAAGTCGTCATGGGCGGCGACGGCCAGGTTTCTCTGGGCAATACCGTGATGAAAGGCAACGCGAAGAAAGTTCGCCGCCTGTACCACGGCCAGGTGATCGCCGGTTTTGCCGGCGCCACCGCTGACGCCTTCACCCTGTTTGAGCGCTTCGAAGGCCAGCTCGAGAAACATCAGGGTCACCTGGTTCGCGCCGCCGTCGAACTCGCCAAAGAGTGGCGCACCGACCGCACCCTCAGCCGCCTCGAAGCCATGCTCGCGGTCGCCAACAAAGACGCATCCCTGATCATTACCGGCAACGGCGACGTGGTCGAACCCGAAGAAGGGTTGATCGCCATGGGCTCCGGGGGCGGTTATGCCCAGGCCGCCGCCAGCGCGCTGCTGAAGAAAACCGATCTGTCCGCCCGGGAAATCGTCGAAACCGCACTCGGCATTGCCGGCGACATCTGTGTATTCACCAACCACACCCAGACCATTGAGGAGCAGGACTGCGCCGAATAA